The genomic window AACGCGAGTCACCACAGTGCACCCAGTGCGCCGCTCCACCTTGCACCACGGCCGCTACCAGGGTGGTGCGTGGGGTATCGGGCAAATTGCGTTCGGCTGCGTATCGCAGAATTTGGCGGTGCGCCGCAAGAATGGCTTTGTTGAAAAAGTCGCGCACATCCATCAATTCAGGCTGTGCTTCCTTCTGGTACATCGCAGAAATGACCTGCAATGCCATTTGGGATGCGACCTCCCCCTCAGGGTGCCCTCCCATGCCATCGGCCAACAAAAAAATGCCGGAAGACTTGGTGTAGCAGTACCCCATCCGGTCTTCGTTTTTTTCGCGGCCACCTTTACGGCTGATCTGAAACACAGAAAACTTCATTTCGGCCGAGCCCCTTGCGCATCCGAGGCAGCACCCATTACGGTTTTCTTGGTGTCGGCGACGATGGAGTCAAACTGCATGCGCACTTTTTCGGTGACCGTCAGCTTGGTGTAGCGGCGCTCTCCCTCCCGCGACAGCTCTTTTTGCAAAGCAAAAACGGACTGCGGCCGGGACAACGGATCCAGCGCCATACACCACTCGACAACCTCAATCAGGTTGTCGGAGTAGACGCCCCGCAGGCGCGCCAAGGCGGTGGCGATGCGGTCTTTTTCAATACGCTGGGGCGCTTCATTGGGCGGGTAACCCTGCATACAGGCGTAGATACAAGCCCCGATCGCATAAATGTCGGTCCAGGGCCCCATGGAGGCGTCGCGCCGGTACATTTCGGGCGCAGCAAAACCGGGGGTGTACATCGGGCGGATGAAGTTGCCCTCTTTGCTCAGCACTTCACGGGCCGCACCAAAGTCGATCAGCACCGAGCGGTTGTCGTCGGTGATGAAAATATTGGCGGGCTTGATGTCCAGGTGCAGCATCTTGTGCTGGTGCACGATGCGTAAACCGCGCAGGATCTCATCAAACAAAGAGCGGATGGTGGACTCGCGGAATACCTTGCTTTTTTTCTGGTCGCGCGCGGTCACGATGAAATCCTGCAAGGCCGCGCCTTCCAGGTAATTCATGACC from Rhodoferax potami includes these protein-coding regions:
- a CDS encoding serine/threonine protein kinase translates to MSKVKPAPLPPDTIIGGYRIIRKVAAGGFGLVYLALDAEGQQVAVKEYLPSSLASRAPGELLPQVQAEKLSLYRLGLKSFFEEGRSLAQISHPSVVSVLNFFRENETVYMVMNYLEGAALQDFIVTARDQKKSKVFRESTIRSLFDEILRGLRIVHQHKMLHLDIKPANIFITDDNRSVLIDFGAAREVLSKEGNFIRPMYTPGFAAPEMYRRDASMGPWTDIYAIGACIYACMQGYPPNEAPQRIEKDRIATALARLRGVYSDNLIEVVEWCMALDPLSRPQSVFALQKELSREGERRYTKLTVTEKVRMQFDSIVADTKKTVMGAASDAQGARPK